A stretch of Treponema vincentii F0403 DNA encodes these proteins:
- a CDS encoding DDE-type integrase/transposase/recombinase: MALFPGKNLSKSCKRHKKYPYLLKNKSIRYPNQVWSTDITYIKLPSGNVYLMAIIGSYSRKVLSWQVFNTMDAGQYARLLRDTIEQYGCPAIFNTDQGAQFTSDVFTSVLIEYGIEISMDGRGRALDNIRIERLWRSLKYEDIYLKYYETMGELKE; encoded by the coding sequence ATGGCATTATTTCCAGGTAAAAACCTGTCAAAAAGCTGTAAACGGCATAAGAAATATCCATATCTACTGAAAAATAAGAGTATCCGCTACCCTAATCAGGTATGGTCGACAGACATTACGTATATCAAACTGCCGAGTGGGAACGTATATCTGATGGCGATAATCGGCTCGTATTCTCGGAAAGTATTGTCATGGCAGGTCTTTAATACGATGGATGCAGGACAGTATGCACGGCTTTTGCGAGATACGATTGAACAGTATGGCTGCCCCGCGATCTTCAATACGGATCAGGGAGCACAATTTACTTCTGATGTCTTTACGTCAGTGCTTATTGAGTATGGTATTGAAATCAGTATGGACGGACGGGGAAGAGCGTTGGATAACATCCGCATAGAACGGCTGTGGAGAAGCCTTAAATATGAAGATATTTATTTGAAATACTATGAAACAATGGGAGAATTAAAAGAATGA
- a CDS encoding transposase — protein sequence MDKTRQTFSKEFKVKIALEALGEESTIQQLSVKYSVHPKV from the coding sequence ATGGATAAAACCCGACAAACATTCAGCAAGGAGTTCAAGGTAAAGATAGCTCTTGAAGCATTAGGGGAAGAATCGACAATACAGCAGTTGTCGGTAAAATACAGTGTTCATCCCAAGGTATAA
- a CDS encoding plasmid recombination protein: MNVIEERIPYNVHFKKPFAPTYMEQLNQMETDGLVSLRGLRKGTTLFNKIVIDVNTMYFERSGGYEYTAPVEQNRKKE, encoded by the coding sequence ATGAATGTGATTGAGGAGCGCATACCCTACAATGTGCATTTCAAAAAGCCTTTTGCCCCGACCTATATGGAGCAGTTGAATCAGATGGAAACTGACGGTCTGGTGTCGCTTCGTGGATTAAGAAAAGGCACAACATTGTTCAATAAGATTGTGATTGATGTGAACACAATGTACTTTGAGCGTAGCGGCGGCTACGAATATACTGCGCCCGTAGAACAGAACAGAAAAAAAGAGTAA
- a CDS encoding radical SAM mobile pair protein B, translated as MAEVIDGILISEVETKNIMTKSSLPVGGYSVNPYVGCTHACKYCYASFMKRFTGHKEEWGTFLDVKHWPEIKNPKKYAGQRVVIGSVTDGYNPQEEQFGNTRKLLEQLIGSDADILICTKSDLVVRDIDLLKKLGRVTVSWSINTLDENFKNDMDSASSIERRIASMKQVYDAGIRTVCFVSPVFPGITDFEAIFERVKGQCDLFWLENLNLRGGFKKTIMDYIAGKYPDLVPLYDEIYNKHNRSYFEALEVKAEGMAKKYDCPFVDNEMPYGRVPQGHPVIVDYFYHEEIRGTENTGKRNR; from the coding sequence ATGGCAGAAGTAATCGATGGAATCCTCATTAGTGAGGTGGAAACAAAGAACATCATGACCAAGTCCAGTCTGCCGGTAGGCGGTTACTCGGTCAATCCCTATGTAGGCTGTACACATGCCTGCAAGTATTGCTATGCTTCTTTTATGAAGCGCTTTACCGGACACAAGGAGGAATGGGGCACTTTCCTTGATGTGAAGCATTGGCCGGAAATTAAAAATCCGAAGAAATATGCCGGACAGCGTGTGGTCATCGGTTCTGTGACGGATGGCTACAATCCACAGGAGGAGCAATTCGGGAATACCAGAAAACTTCTGGAGCAGCTGATCGGCAGTGACGCAGATATTCTAATCTGCACAAAGTCTGATCTTGTGGTACGGGATATTGATCTGCTGAAGAAGCTTGGACGAGTAACCGTTTCATGGTCGATCAACACACTGGATGAAAATTTCAAGAACGATATGGACTCTGCTTCGAGCATTGAGCGTCGTATCGCTTCTATGAAGCAGGTATATGATGCAGGTATCCGTACAGTCTGTTTCGTATCCCCGGTATTCCCCGGTATCACGGATTTTGAAGCGATCTTTGAGCGGGTAAAGGGTCAGTGCGATCTGTTCTGGCTCGAAAATCTCAATCTTCGGGGCGGTTTCAAGAAGACGATTATGGATTATATCGCTGGAAAATATCCTGATCTTGTACCGCTTTATGATGAGATCTATAACAAGCATAACCGCAGCTACTTTGAAGCACTTGAAGTAAAAGCTGAGGGAATGGCTAAAAAGTATGATTGTCCCTTTGTGGATAATGAAATGCCTTATGGCAGAGTCCCGCAGGGACATCCGGTGATCGTGGATTATTTCTATCATGAGGAAATCCGAGGGACAGAAAATACCGGAAAAAGAAATCGTTAA
- a CDS encoding radical SAM mobile pair protein A, giving the protein MSICIKNQIQNMNIVIGCTVGCAYCYARNNVKRWHMIDDFSVSEFFPCKLKMMEKKRPQNFLLTGMSDLSGWKLEWRDEVFAKIRENPQHQFLFLTKRPDLLDFDTDLENAWFGVTVTRKAELWRIDALRKNVRAKHYHVTFEPLFDDPGSVDLSRINWIVVGTMTGAQSRKVHTEPEWAWSLTDQAHALGIPVFMKEDLVSIIGDENMIQEMPEEFNKVLVVQRSWQK; this is encoded by the coding sequence ATGAGTATTTGTATCAAAAATCAGATTCAGAACATGAATATCGTCATCGGCTGCACAGTGGGGTGTGCATATTGCTATGCCCGCAACAATGTGAAACGCTGGCATATGATTGATGATTTCTCTGTTTCTGAGTTCTTCCCATGTAAGCTCAAGATGATGGAAAAGAAACGTCCGCAGAACTTTCTTCTTACCGGCATGAGCGATCTCTCCGGATGGAAGCTGGAATGGAGAGACGAGGTATTTGCAAAGATCCGTGAAAATCCACAGCATCAGTTCCTGTTTCTTACCAAGCGCCCCGATCTGCTGGATTTTGATACCGATCTGGAAAACGCATGGTTTGGCGTTACAGTAACGAGGAAAGCAGAACTGTGGCGTATTGACGCCCTTCGGAAAAACGTCAGAGCAAAACACTACCATGTTACCTTTGAACCGTTATTCGACGATCCCGGTTCAGTTGACCTTTCCAGAATCAACTGGATTGTTGTCGGCACCATGACTGGAGCTCAGAGCAGGAAGGTTCATACGGAGCCGGAGTGGGCATGGTCTCTGACGGACCAGGCACACGCGCTCGGCATTCCGGTGTTTATGAAGGAAGACCTTGTCTCTATCATAGGGGATGAAAATATGATTCAGGAAATGCCAGAAGAATTCAATAAAGTGTTGGTGGTACAGAGATCATGGCAGAAGTAA
- a CDS encoding radical SAM mobile pair system MarR family transcriptional regulator: MEMNGGFLVTKIKQLGDRIFEKILSEKNIDAFNGAQGRILYVLWQEDGIPIGSLSIKCGLAITSLTTMLERMENQGLISRVQSETDKRKTLLFLTEKAHALKGEYDSVSDDMGSIYYKGFSEEEITRFEECLDRIRKNLEDWQES, translated from the coding sequence ATGGAAATGAATGGAGGATTCCTTGTTACCAAAATAAAACAGCTTGGAGACCGGATCTTTGAGAAGATTCTCAGTGAAAAGAATATTGATGCGTTCAATGGAGCCCAGGGTCGTATTCTTTATGTGCTGTGGCAGGAGGATGGAATCCCGATTGGGTCACTCTCGATCAAATGTGGATTAGCGATAACTTCTCTTACGACGATGCTGGAAAGAATGGAAAATCAAGGGCTGATAAGCCGCGTTCAGTCTGAAACGGACAAAAGGAAAACACTCCTGTTTCTGACTGAGAAAGCACATGCCTTAAAGGGCGAGTACGATTCTGTATCTGATGATATGGGCAGCATTTACTACAAAGGTTTTTCGGAGGAAGAAATTACCCGGTTTGAGGAATGCCTCGACCGCATCAGAAAGAATCTTGAGGATTGGCAGGAGTCATGA
- a CDS encoding zinc ribbon domain-containing protein, with product MGERSNAFRQPFLIQKIPEIKASDRGSTVPTIPNRLSGYLYCADCGRRMTLQTHYSKKDGSIQYSYRCGGYASRVNSCTSHTISADTVEALILSAVKRFSKFVLSEFTSI from the coding sequence GTGGGCGAGCGTAGTAATGCTTTTCGGCAGCCGTTCCTGATCCAAAAAATCCCCGAAATAAAGGCAAGCGACAGGGGCAGCACCGTACCGACAATCCCCAACCGATTGAGCGGTTATCTATATTGTGCCGACTGTGGTAGGAGAATGACTTTGCAAACGCATTACAGCAAGAAAGATGGTTCTATCCAGTATTCTTACCGTTGCGGCGGGTATGCAAGCAGGGTTAATTCTTGTACTTCCCATACAATTAGTGCTGATACTGTTGAAGCCTTGATATTATCGGCAGTTAAACGCTTTTCAAAATTCGTTCTATCGGAATTTACCTCTATTTAG
- a CDS encoding DUF6364 family protein, whose translation MQKKLTLNIDNDLINFAHAYSRQNGVSISKLFEQYLSKLKTNDQTQTLHPKIHTLYGIFQDSPIPDKKELRNIFNEKSAH comes from the coding sequence ATGCAAAAAAAACTAACGCTTAATATTGACAATGATCTCATTAACTTTGCTCATGCATACTCCCGTCAAAATGGCGTGTCCATTTCAAAATTATTTGAACAATATTTAAGTAAATTAAAAACAAATGATCAAACACAAACACTCCATCCCAAAATACATACGCTATATGGAATCTTTCAAGATTCGCCCATTCCTGATAAAAAAGAATTAAGGAACATATTCAATGAAAAAAGTGCTCATTGA
- a CDS encoding PIN domain-containing protein has translation MKKVLIDLNIILDFLNKRNFHQEAAQLLNRCVEGKLSGYICAHEVTTLSYFLFKEQKDKNKVAAIISSLLDIFHVIPIDETILKNSLLSPITDYEDAVIEVSAVAFDIDYILSRNISDFKLSRIPVYTPEQFFLL, from the coding sequence ATGAAAAAAGTGCTCATTGATTTAAATATCATTCTTGATTTCTTAAATAAACGAAATTTTCATCAAGAGGCTGCGCAGTTGCTTAACAGGTGCGTTGAAGGAAAATTATCAGGATACATTTGTGCACATGAAGTTACAACATTATCCTATTTTTTATTTAAGGAACAAAAAGATAAGAATAAAGTAGCAGCCATCATTTCATCATTGCTCGATATTTTTCATGTTATTCCGATTGATGAAACGATACTTAAAAATTCATTACTATCACCAATAACGGATTATGAAGATGCGGTAATTGAAGTCAGTGCTGTAGCATTCGATATTGATTATATTCTTTCCCGTAATATCTCCGATTTTAAGCTATCGCGTATTCCGGTATATACGCCTGAACAATTCTTTCTACTGTGA
- a CDS encoding TetR/AcrR family transcriptional regulator, translating to MEGDCIPRNFQQTHENLLQCAKEQFLTFGFERASIREICKEAHVTNGAFYNHFTDKEALFGAIVDPVFQTISQMYNDAAAEQFALVKNDDLLQLWKHEAETLCSMIEYIYAHFEIFKLLLMCSAGTKYADFQDMVVRAEMRETKKFLAELKRRGIPFRDLEDDEWHILVHAHYASLAELVLHNYPKETALKYAHTLATFFEAGWKAVLGLP from the coding sequence GTGGAGGGTGATTGTATACCAAGGAATTTTCAGCAAACACACGAAAATCTGCTGCAATGTGCAAAAGAGCAGTTTTTGACGTTCGGCTTTGAACGGGCAAGCATTCGGGAAATTTGCAAGGAAGCTCATGTAACCAACGGCGCATTCTATAATCATTTTACGGATAAGGAAGCACTCTTCGGCGCTATAGTAGACCCGGTTTTTCAAACTATTTCTCAAATGTATAACGATGCCGCAGCGGAGCAGTTCGCATTAGTAAAAAACGATGATCTTTTACAGCTGTGGAAACATGAAGCAGAAACCTTGTGCAGCATGATCGAGTATATCTACGCACATTTTGAAATATTTAAGCTTTTACTGATGTGTTCAGCCGGTACAAAATACGCAGATTTTCAGGATATGGTAGTACGTGCCGAAATGCGGGAAACCAAAAAGTTCCTTGCCGAATTAAAGCGGCGGGGTATTCCTTTTCGGGATTTGGAAGATGATGAATGGCATATCCTTGTACATGCGCATTACGCGTCCCTTGCCGAACTTGTGTTGCACAATTATCCAAAAGAAACCGCATTAAAATATGCTCATACGCTCGCCACTTTTTTTGAGGCGGGATGGAAAGCGGTGTTAGGACTTCCGTAA
- a CDS encoding ABC transporter ATP-binding protein, translating to MDILKKHIGAIIFPVIVAILGVACGILPYFAVASIVTQLINGVTDYRVFLPHVVLIFAGLAGSIIGHSISTIGSHNLAFSIIEDTRKQVVEKLSRLSMGTIEEKSSGKWSQFMVETVDKMEQPIAHVIPEVLANVIIPIVIVVVIFILNWKIGLANLVTLPLGMLFSMLMMKDYEAKSKRYIEASKKMNATAVEYIQGIKVIKAFNKSASSYDKFQKAVEDNRDSMLDWYLSVCFAMVAAMEVLPSTLLVVLPVGLYLFMTGGIAIPTLIMCVLLSYASYKPLLKAMTYTDAMANVRVVFGEIKSVLDLPELVRSNTAPDPQGYDVQFENVVFGYGDGTADSAKVFDGLNFTAKEGELTAIVGSSGSGKSTIAKLLAGFWNIDSGHITIGKADIGSMSLERNMQLVTYVSQENFLFNKSIRDNLKMAKEDATDEEIAAVCKKASCDEFIQSLPDGYDTNAGNAGSKFSGGERQRLTIARALLKDSPIVVLDEATAYSDPENEAIIQQSIDNLVKNKTVIMIAHRLSTVVNADKILVLDKGKIAAEGTHAELLQNSPLYQNMWQSHISSRDN from the coding sequence ATGGATATTTTAAAAAAGCATATCGGTGCAATCATCTTTCCGGTGATTGTTGCCATTCTCGGCGTTGCGTGCGGCATTCTTCCGTACTTTGCAGTCGCGTCCATTGTTACGCAGCTGATAAACGGCGTAACGGATTACCGTGTTTTCTTACCCCATGTCGTGCTTATCTTTGCAGGTCTGGCAGGTTCGATTATCGGGCATTCGATCTCGACAATCGGTTCGCACAATCTTGCGTTCAGTATTATCGAGGATACGCGAAAGCAGGTGGTCGAAAAACTCAGCCGTCTTTCGATGGGTACGATAGAAGAAAAAAGCAGCGGCAAGTGGTCTCAATTCATGGTGGAAACGGTTGATAAAATGGAACAACCGATTGCGCACGTCATTCCCGAAGTCCTTGCAAACGTGATCATCCCGATTGTCATTGTCGTGGTCATTTTTATATTGAATTGGAAGATCGGGCTTGCAAACCTCGTAACGCTGCCGCTCGGTATGCTCTTTTCGATGCTGATGATGAAGGATTACGAAGCAAAGTCAAAACGCTATATCGAAGCCTCTAAGAAAATGAACGCCACCGCCGTCGAATATATTCAGGGTATCAAAGTGATCAAGGCATTCAATAAATCGGCGTCTTCTTATGATAAGTTTCAAAAAGCGGTGGAGGATAACCGGGACTCGATGCTCGACTGGTATTTGAGCGTGTGCTTTGCGATGGTCGCCGCAATGGAAGTGCTGCCGTCTACGCTCCTTGTCGTACTGCCGGTTGGCTTGTACCTCTTTATGACCGGCGGCATTGCGATCCCTACGCTGATTATGTGCGTACTGCTTTCTTATGCGTCATATAAGCCGCTCCTGAAGGCGATGACGTATACGGACGCGATGGCGAATGTGCGGGTAGTATTCGGCGAAATAAAATCGGTACTCGATTTGCCGGAGCTGGTACGGAGTAATACCGCTCCCGATCCGCAAGGGTACGATGTGCAGTTTGAAAATGTCGTATTCGGCTACGGAGACGGCACGGCGGACAGCGCAAAGGTGTTTGACGGTTTGAACTTTACCGCAAAGGAAGGCGAGCTGACCGCGATTGTCGGTTCTTCCGGCAGCGGCAAATCGACTATCGCAAAACTGCTGGCAGGCTTTTGGAATATCGATAGCGGGCACATCACCATCGGTAAAGCCGACATCGGCAGCATGAGCTTGGAACGGAACATGCAGCTGGTTACCTACGTATCGCAGGAAAACTTCTTATTCAACAAGAGCATTCGGGATAACTTGAAGATGGCAAAAGAAGATGCAACGGATGAAGAGATCGCCGCTGTGTGTAAAAAAGCAAGCTGCGATGAGTTTATTCAGAGCTTGCCCGACGGATATGACACTAATGCGGGGAACGCAGGCAGTAAGTTTTCCGGCGGCGAACGGCAGCGGCTCACCATTGCCCGTGCCCTGCTCAAAGACAGCCCCATCGTTGTGCTCGACGAAGCAACCGCCTATTCCGATCCCGAAAACGAGGCTATTATCCAGCAATCCATCGACAACCTCGTAAAGAATAAGACGGTTATTATGATTGCGCACCGGCTCTCCACCGTTGTCAATGCGGATAAAATCCTTGTATTGGACAAAGGCAAAATTGCCGCAGAAGGCACACATGCGGAACTCTTACAAAATTCTCCGCTCTATCAAAACATGTGGCAGTCCCATATCAGCAGCAGGGATAATTAA
- a CDS encoding GNAT family N-acetyltransferase, with protein MIRNIRLEDAKAIRDISEVSLGYKTTETVTKLQIEKLLQNTEHFIRVYEDDATHTVAGFIHAEAYQLLYNEPGFNILGLAVLPEYQHRGIGKQLLQAVETEAAARNYRFIRLNSGEHRMEAHAFYEHCGYTCTKLQKRFIKEW; from the coding sequence ATGATACGGAATATACGGCTTGAAGATGCAAAGGCTATTAGAGACATAAGCGAGGTTTCGCTCGGCTATAAAACAACGGAGACGGTAACCAAGCTGCAAATTGAAAAACTCCTACAAAACACAGAGCATTTTATACGGGTGTACGAGGATGATGCAACGCACACGGTTGCCGGTTTTATCCATGCCGAAGCATATCAACTCTTATACAACGAACCGGGTTTTAATATTTTGGGACTGGCTGTTTTACCTGAATATCAGCACCGCGGAATCGGGAAACAATTACTGCAAGCAGTAGAAACCGAAGCCGCCGCCCGGAATTACCGCTTTATCCGTCTTAACTCCGGCGAACACCGGATGGAAGCTCATGCGTTTTACGAACACTGCGGCTATACCTGTACCAAATTGCAAAAACGTTTTATAAAGGAATGGTAA
- a CDS encoding ABC transporter ATP-binding protein, with translation MFDLLKKIYAIAGKQSKRITVMFICDMLKSMFEGFTLGGLGYFLLTLSRAIFQSQPVTKSNIITVFCILLAGLTGKIIFSYISDRNKNIASYTMGAENRLVIGDRLKNVHMGYFSESKLGDISGALTTVIADVETIDMMILEMMLAGSIQTVIMALFVFPYDMVTGCIIFITLVVATLFNNLFQKKTDAVTTKLTELKLQLRTDILEYVQGIGVVKAFGRTSEALKNVTESIKKSKTGFFAVEKTLTPSLLVFSLLLKLGTVAIIVSALYRYSVAVIDVEKTLMLIVASFVVFGGFEIAGTMQRMRGVAVQNLDTLFKVKNIQALPEGMQLPHGHDDIAVKNITFGYGGKGQTEEKLFRNLDVHIPKNSTTALVGYSGSGKTSLCQLIARFWDVDSGAIQLGDTNIKDFAYDAFLSNFTFVFQDVYLFEDTIKNNIKFGKPDATDGEVIAAAKAAQCHDFITELPNGYDTVLQEGGSNLSGGERQRISIARAMLKPSSIVILDEATSSVDPENEEKLMSALDELLKDKTAIIIAHRLSTIKNADQIFVMDKGRIVQHGKHAELMRQDGIYARFVGMRETAAAWKV, from the coding sequence ATGTTTGATTTACTGAAAAAGATATACGCGATTGCGGGGAAGCAGTCAAAGCGCATAACGGTTATGTTTATCTGCGATATGCTGAAAAGCATGTTTGAAGGTTTTACACTCGGCGGTTTAGGCTATTTTTTACTGACGCTGAGCCGCGCTATATTCCAATCACAGCCGGTTACAAAAAGCAACATCATCACAGTGTTCTGTATTCTGCTGGCAGGTCTGACGGGGAAAATCATTTTTTCCTATATTTCCGACCGGAATAAAAATATCGCGTCGTATACGATGGGGGCGGAGAACCGGCTCGTTATCGGGGATAGACTGAAAAACGTACACATGGGTTATTTTTCCGAAAGCAAGCTCGGCGATATTTCCGGGGCATTGACAACGGTTATTGCCGACGTTGAAACAATCGATATGATGATCCTCGAAATGATGCTTGCAGGCAGTATTCAGACAGTTATCATGGCGCTGTTTGTCTTTCCGTATGATATGGTTACCGGCTGTATCATTTTTATCACATTGGTTGTTGCAACACTATTCAACAATCTGTTTCAAAAAAAGACGGATGCGGTAACGACAAAGCTGACGGAGCTCAAGCTGCAGCTGCGTACCGATATTTTGGAGTATGTACAGGGAATCGGCGTGGTAAAGGCATTCGGTAGAACAAGCGAAGCGCTCAAAAATGTCACGGAGAGTATTAAGAAAAGCAAGACCGGATTCTTTGCCGTAGAAAAGACGCTGACGCCTTCGCTGCTGGTGTTCTCACTGCTGCTCAAATTAGGAACCGTCGCAATTATTGTGAGCGCTCTATACCGTTATTCCGTTGCGGTGATCGATGTTGAAAAAACGCTGATGCTGATTGTCGCAAGCTTTGTGGTGTTCGGCGGCTTTGAAATAGCGGGCACGATGCAGCGGATGCGCGGTGTCGCGGTACAGAATTTGGATACGCTCTTTAAAGTGAAAAATATTCAGGCCTTGCCGGAAGGTATGCAGCTGCCTCATGGGCATGACGATATTGCCGTCAAAAACATTACCTTCGGATACGGCGGTAAAGGACAAACCGAGGAAAAGCTCTTCCGCAACTTGGACGTTCACATTCCGAAAAACAGCACAACCGCCTTGGTCGGCTATTCCGGTTCGGGCAAGACAAGCCTTTGTCAGCTCATTGCGCGGTTTTGGGATGTCGATTCAGGAGCAATACAACTCGGCGATACCAATATAAAAGACTTTGCGTACGATGCGTTTTTATCGAACTTTACCTTTGTATTTCAAGATGTCTATTTGTTTGAAGATACGATAAAAAACAACATCAAATTCGGAAAACCTGATGCAACTGATGGAGAGGTTATCGCCGCAGCAAAAGCCGCGCAGTGCCATGACTTTATTACGGAGCTGCCGAACGGCTACGACACGGTATTACAGGAAGGCGGCAGCAATCTTTCGGGCGGGGAACGCCAGCGTATTTCCATCGCGCGGGCAATGCTCAAGCCTAGTTCCATTGTCATTCTCGATGAGGCAACCTCCAGCGTCGACCCCGAAAACGAAGAAAAACTGATGAGCGCCCTCGATGAGCTTTTAAAGGATAAAACCGCAATCATCATTGCGCACCGGTTGTCGACTATCAAAAACGCCGATCAAATATTCGTCATGGATAAGGGACGCATTGTACAGCACGGTAAACATGCCGAACTGATGCGGCAGGATGGTATCTATGCCCGCTTTGTCGGTATGCGTGAAACCGCCGCCGCATGGAAGGTGTAG
- a CDS encoding GTP pyrophosphokinase: protein MTSFIFNELLNSDKPEELLEAAYPFAHLMMQYRCALREVQTKLEVLNTELSMDHDRNPFESIACRIKKPISIIGKLKKMGLDISIENIEHHLHDVAGIRVICTFQKDIYILAEKLCEQDDIKLLARKDYIKNPKPNGYRSLHLIVEIPVFFAEGKKYMQVEVQFRTIAMDFWASVEHKIYYKKEIDHNTAQFTEKLRRCAENINAIAIELENISREIEAQEEQEQPERKAAASELLVL from the coding sequence TTGACAAGTTTTATATTTAACGAATTATTAAACAGTGACAAGCCCGAAGAATTACTGGAGGCGGCCTACCCGTTTGCACATCTGATGATGCAGTACCGCTGCGCATTGCGGGAAGTCCAAACCAAACTGGAAGTTCTTAACACGGAACTGTCGATGGATCACGACCGTAATCCTTTTGAATCGATTGCTTGCAGGATTAAGAAACCTATCAGTATTATCGGTAAATTAAAAAAGATGGGACTGGACATATCGATTGAAAATATCGAGCATCACCTGCATGACGTTGCAGGCATTCGCGTTATTTGTACGTTCCAGAAAGATATTTATATCCTTGCCGAAAAACTCTGTGAACAAGATGATATAAAACTCCTTGCCAGAAAAGATTATATTAAAAATCCTAAACCGAACGGCTACCGCAGTCTTCATCTGATTGTAGAAATTCCCGTTTTCTTTGCCGAAGGGAAAAAGTATATGCAGGTCGAAGTACAATTCCGGACAATCGCTATGGATTTCTGGGCAAGCGTCGAGCATAAAATATATTATAAGAAAGAAATTGATCATAACACCGCTCAATTCACGGAAAAATTGCGGCGCTGTGCAGAGAATATCAATGCCATTGCAATCGAGCTTGAAAATATCAGCAGAGAAATCGAAGCACAAGAAGAACAGGAACAGCCGGAAAGGAAAGCCGCAGCATCTGAACTTCTTGTGCTTTGA
- a CDS encoding CC/Se motif family (seleno)protein: MKIYKKSLPYICLMVLALGYAGCSREARQETAQTCSTSNNRSQTAAASEKPVTHVVFDDKALAALTKQNATAVYCIAMGASUGGTIVDPTVIVGMPKDINDYDKFEADGIDVYMKKGTHTLDGTVTITAESAFWQNMFIVKGIAQ; this comes from the coding sequence ATGAAAATATATAAAAAAAGTTTACCGTATATATGCTTAATGGTATTGGCATTAGGCTACGCAGGATGCAGCCGTGAAGCGCGGCAAGAGACGGCTCAAACCTGTAGTACATCGAATAATCGTTCGCAAACTGCTGCCGCGTCCGAAAAACCGGTTACTCATGTGGTTTTTGATGATAAGGCGCTGGCAGCGCTTACCAAGCAAAACGCAACTGCCGTTTATTGCATAGCAATGGGAGCGTCGTGAGGCGGTACTATTGTAGATCCGACCGTGATTGTCGGTATGCCCAAAGACATTAATGACTACGATAAATTTGAGGCGGATGGAATTGATGTGTATATGAAAAAAGGAACACATACGCTGGACGGTACCGTAACAATAACTGCAGAAAGCGCTTTTTGGCAGAATATGTTTATCGTGAAAGGAATAGCGCAATAA